From the Kogia breviceps isolate mKogBre1 chromosome 3, mKogBre1 haplotype 1, whole genome shotgun sequence genome, one window contains:
- the SERF2 gene encoding small EDRK-rich factor 2 isoform X2, which produces MTRGNQRELARQKNMKKQSDSVKGKRRDDGLSAAARKQRDSEIMQQKQKKANEKKEEPK; this is translated from the exons ATGACCC gCGGTAACCAGCGCGAGCTCGCCCgccagaagaatatgaaaaagcagAGCGACTCGGTTAAGGGAAAGCGCCGAGATGACGGGCTTTCTGCTGCCGCCCGCAAGCAGAG GGACTCGGAGATCATGCAGCAGAAGCAGAAAAAGGCAAACGAGAAGAAGGAGGAACCCAAGTAG
- the SERF2 gene encoding small EDRK-rich factor 2 isoform X1: MTRGNQRELARQKNMKKQSDSVKGKRRDDGLSAAARKQSAPSSLPPGTRRSCSRSRKRQTRRRRNPSSFVASCPTLLPFACVPGASPTTLAFSPVVLTGPSTDGIPFALSLQRVPFVLPSPQVASLPLGHSWG, from the exons ATGACCC gCGGTAACCAGCGCGAGCTCGCCCgccagaagaatatgaaaaagcagAGCGACTCGGTTAAGGGAAAGCGCCGAGATGACGGGCTTTCTGCTGCCGCCCGCAAGCAGAG TGCCCCATCATCTCTACCCCCAGGGACTCGGAGATCATGCAGCAGAAGCAGAAAAAGGCAAACGAGAAGAAGGAGGAACCCAAGTAGCTTTGTGGCTTCGTGTCCAACCCTCTTGCCCTtcgcctgtgtgcctggagccagTCCCACCACGCTCGCGTTTTCTCCTGTAGTGCTCACAGGTCCCAGCACCGATGGCATTCCCTTTGCCCTGAGTCTGCAGCGAGTCCCTTTTGTGCTTCCTTCCCCTCAGGTAGCCTCTCTCCCCCTGGGCCACTCCTGGGGGTGA
- the SERINC4 gene encoding LOW QUALITY PROTEIN: serine incorporator 4 (The sequence of the model RefSeq protein was modified relative to this genomic sequence to represent the inferred CDS: inserted 4 bases in 2 codons; deleted 3 bases in 3 codons; substituted 5 bases at 5 genomic stop codons), with protein MVGAKAVTSPSTSLHLAQQRSGVSSVTVSLPFYQVLCCGPAPCTCCCHSRWPPLTESPCSRLFYILHVGTSAVCCLLLSRMIQMPSGLCAHLFGHSHCPVLSGSGAVYXVCAGTATFHLLQAVLLVDLHSPTSLRAQLHKSFWLLKLLFLLGLCAVAFRMPDEYLFPAWHYIGICKGFTFILLQLVLFTAVAHSWNKNXQTDAAQDCRYFLAVLLTTLGFYSMAVIAAVLLFHYYTHPDGCLLNKMLLSLHXCCCGLLSFLSIAPCICLKQLHSGLLPASVNSCYIMYLTFSVPSSGPPESVILQGQNHXLCLPGLSKMEPQTPDTSLAVLSAGIMYACVLFACNEASYLAEVFGPLWTEKVYSYVLQKSSLCFCCPETVEPEXGQRGGAARPANQETAPAPPVQAQQLSYSYSAFHFVFFLASLYVMVTLTNWFSYEVAEMEKTFTTGSWTTFWVKVASCXACVLLYLGLLLAPFCWSPTQDPQPPLIFRXHCHSIILPDNKYPV; from the exons ATGGTGGGTGCAAAGGCAGTCACAAGCCCCAGCACCTCCCTCCACCTGGCACAGCAACGCAGCGGAGTCAGCAGTGTCACAGTGAGTCTTCCCTTCTATCAG GTGCTCTGCTGTGGGCCTGCTCCCTGTACCTGCTGCTGCCATTCTAGGTGGCCCCCTCTCACGGAGTCTCCTTGTAGCCGCCTGTTCTACATCCTCCATGTGGGGACCTCAGCAGTCTGCTGCCTCCTGCTGTCAAGGATG ATCCAGATGCCCTCAGGGCTGTGTGCCCATCTGTTTGGCCACTCTCACTGCCCAGTGCTCAGCGGCTCTGGGGCTGTATACTGAGTATGTGCAGGAACTGCCACCTTCCACCTGCTGCAGGCAGTGCTGTTGGTCGACCTCCACTCCCCCACCAGCCTGAGAGCACAGCTGCATAAgag CTTCTGGCTCCTCAAGCTGCTGTTCCTGCTAGGTCTCTGTGCTGTTGCCTTCCGCATGCCTGATGAATATCTCTTCCCAG CCTGGCATTACATTGGCATCTGTAAAGGCTTCACATTCATCCTGCTGCAGTTGGTGCTT TTTACAGCCGTTGCCCATTCCTGGAACAAGAACTG ACAAACAGATGCAGCCCAAGACTGCCGCTATTTCCTAGCTGTGCTGCTGACCACCCTAGGATTCTACAGCATGGCAGTCATAGCAGCTGTGCTGCTGTTCCACTACTACACACACCCAGATGGCTGCCTGCTCAACAAGATGCTGCTTAGTCTGCA CTGTTGCTGtggtctcctctccttcctctccatcgCTCCCTGCATCTGCCTCA AGCAGCTCCACTCTGGCCTTCTACCAGCCTCTGTCAACAGCTGCTATATCATGTACCTTACATTCTCTGTGCCGTCCAGCGGTCCTCCAGAGAGTG TAATCCTTCAAGGACAGAATCA TCTGTGCCTGCCTGGCCTGAGTAAAATGGAACCCCAAACACCAGATACTTCTCTGGCAGTGTTGAGTGCTGGCATCATGTATGCTTGTGTGCTTTTTGCTTG CAATGAGGCTTCCTACCTTGCTGAGGTT TTTGGGCCCTTGTGGACTGAAAAGGTTTACAGCTATG ttttacaaaagtcCTCACTCTGTTTCTGCTGCCCTGAAACAGTGGAGCCAGAGTAAG gGCAAAGAGGTGGGGCTGCCAGGCCAGCTAACCAAGAGACCGCTCCAGCTCCTCCAGTGCAAGCCCAGCAGCTTTCCTATAGCTATTCTGCCTTCCACTTCGTCTTCTTCCTTGCATCACTCTACGTCATGGTTACCCTCACCAACTGGTTCAG CTATGAGGTAGCGGAAATGGAAAAGACTTTCACCACGGGTAGCTGGACTACCTTCTGGGTCAAGGTTGCCTCATGCTAGGCCTGTGTACTCCTCTATCTGGGGCTGCTACTGGCACCATTCTGTTGGTCCCCAACCCAGGACCCCCAGCCTCCTCTTATCTTCAGGTGACACTGTCATAGCATC ATATTGCCAGATAACAAATATCCAGTCTAG
- the HYPK gene encoding huntingtin-interacting protein K isoform X2, translating into MATEGDVELELETETSGPERPPEKPRKHDSGAADLERVTDYAEEKEIQSSNLETAMSVIGDRRSREQKAKQEREKELAKVTIKKEDLELIMTEMEISRAAAERSLREHMGNVVEALIALTN; encoded by the exons ATGGCGACCGAGGGGGATGTGGAGCTAGAGTTGGAGACTGAGACCAGCGGCCCGGAGCGACCTCCAGAGAAGCCACGGAAACATGACAGTGGGGCGGCGGACCTGGAGCGAGTCACTGACTATGCAGAAGAGAAGGAGATCCAGAGTTCCAATCTGGAGACG GCCATGTCCGTGATTGGGGATAGACGGTCCCGGGAGCAGAAAGCCAAACAGGAGCG GGAGAAGGAACTGGCAAAAGTCACCATCAAGAAGGAAGATCTGGAGCTGATA ATGACAGAGATGGAGATCTCGCGAGCAGCAGCAGAACGGAGCTTGAGGGAACACATGGGCAACGTGGTAGAGGCTCTTATTGCCCTAACCAATTGA
- the HYPK gene encoding huntingtin-interacting protein K isoform X1, which translates to MATEGDVELELETETSGPERPPEKPRKHDSGAADLERVTDYAEEKEIQSSNLETAMSVIGDRRSREQKAKQEREKELAKVTIKKEDLELISTGSGRAGSAAMAHAPSRSAACGIFLDRGTNPCPLHRQADSQPLRHQGSPPSHFLMQFRDSLPTG; encoded by the exons ATGGCGACCGAGGGGGATGTGGAGCTAGAGTTGGAGACTGAGACCAGCGGCCCGGAGCGACCTCCAGAGAAGCCACGGAAACATGACAGTGGGGCGGCGGACCTGGAGCGAGTCACTGACTATGCAGAAGAGAAGGAGATCCAGAGTTCCAATCTGGAGACG GCCATGTCCGTGATTGGGGATAGACGGTCCCGGGAGCAGAAAGCCAAACAGGAGCG GGAGAAGGAACTGGCAAAAGTCACCATCAAGAAGGAAGATCTGGAGCTGATA agcacaggctccggacgtgcaggctcagcggccatggctcacgcacccagccgctccgcagcatgtgggatcttcctggaccggggcacgaacccgtgtcccctgcatcggcaggcggactctcaaccactgcgccaccagggaagccccccatctcattttttaatgcaatttagAGATAGTCTTCCCACTGGTTAA
- the HYPK gene encoding huntingtin-interacting protein K isoform X3: protein MATEGDVELELETETSGPERPPEKPRKHDSGAADLERVTDYAEEKEIQSSNLETGEGTGKSHHQEGRSGADSE from the exons ATGGCGACCGAGGGGGATGTGGAGCTAGAGTTGGAGACTGAGACCAGCGGCCCGGAGCGACCTCCAGAGAAGCCACGGAAACATGACAGTGGGGCGGCGGACCTGGAGCGAGTCACTGACTATGCAGAAGAGAAGGAGATCCAGAGTTCCAATCTGGAGACG GGAGAAGGAACTGGCAAAAGTCACCATCAAGAAGGAAGATCTGGAGCTGATAGTGAGTAG
- the MFAP1 gene encoding microfibrillar-associated protein 1, which translates to MSVPSSLMKQPPIQSTAGAVPVRNEKGEISMEKVKVKRYVSGKRPDYAPMESSDEEDEEFQFIKKAKEQEAEPEEQEDDSSSDPRLRRLQNRISEDVEERLARHRKIVEPEVVGESDSEVEGDAWRMEREDSSEEEEEEIDDEEIERRRGMMRQRAQERKNEELEVMEVEDEGRSGEESESESEYEEYTDSEDEMEPRLKPVFIRKKDRVTVQEREAEALKQKELEQEAKRMAEERRKYTLKIVEEETKKELEENKRSLAALDALNTDDENDEEEYEAWKVRELKRIKRDREDREALEKEKAEIERMRNLTEEERRAELRANGKVITNKAVKGKYKFLQKYYHRGAFFMDEDEEVYKRDFSAPTLEDHFNKTILPKVMQVKNFGRSGRTKYTHLVDQDTTSFDSAWGQESAQNTKFFKQKAAGVRDVFERPSAKKRKTT; encoded by the exons ATGTCGGTCCCAAGCTCACTCATGAAACAACCGCCCATTCAGTCTACGGCTGGGGCCGTCCCAGTTCGCAATGAGAAAG GTGAGATTTCGATGGAAAAAGTGAAGGTAAAACGTTATGTGTCGGGAAAGAGGCCAGACTATGCCCCTATGGAGTCCTCAGATGAGGAGGATGAAGAGTTTCAGTTCATTAAGAAAGCCAAAGAacaagaagcagagcctgaggaacAGGAGGACGATTCATCTAGCGACCCTCGGCTACGGCGTTTGCAGAACCGTATTAGTGAAGATGTGGAGGAGAG ATTGGCTCGACATCGGAAAATAGTGGAACCTGAAGTGGTTGGAGAAAGTGACTCTGAAGTGGAAGGAGATGCTTGGCGCATGGAACGAGAAGATAGCagtgaagaagaagaggaagagattgaTGATGAG GAAATAGAACGGCGCCGTGGCATGATGCGTCAACGAGCTCAGGAGAGAAAAAATGAAGAGCTGGAAGTCATGGAGGTGGAAGATGAGGGACGTTCTGGAGAGGAGTCAGAATCAGAGTCTGAGTATGAAGAGTACACAGACAGTGAAGATGAGATGGAGCCTCGCCTTAAGCCAGTTTTCATTCGGAA GAAGGACCGGGTAACAGTTCAGGAACGTGAGGCTGAAGCACTGAAACAGAAAGAGCTGGAGCAGGAGGCCAAACGCATGGCTGAGGAGAGGCGCAAGTACACACTCAAG ATTGTAGAAGAGGAGACCAAGAAAGAGCTGGAGGAGAACAAGCGGTCCCTGGCTGCACTGGATGCACTCAATACTGACGATGAAAATGATGAGGAAGAATATGAGGCGTGGAAAGTTCGGGAGCTAAAGAGAATCAAGAGGGACAGAGAAGATCGAGAAGC GCttgaaaaggagaaagcagaaatTGAACGCATGCGAAACCTGACTGAGGAAGAGAGGCGAGCTGAGCTTCGGGCAAATGGCAAAGTCATTACCAACAAAGCTGTTAAGGGCAAATATAAGTTCTTACAGAAGTATTATCACCGGGGTGCCTTCTTCATG GATGAGGATGAAGAAGTATACAAGAGAGATTTCAGCGCACCTACCCTGGAGGATCATTTCAACAAAACCATTCTTCCCAAAGTCATGCAG GTCAAGAACTTTGGACGCTCTGGTCGTACCAAGTACACCCACCTCGTGGATCAAGACACCACCTCCTTTGACTCAGCATGGGGCCAAGAGAGTGCCCAGAACACAAAGTTCTTTAAACAAAAGGCAGCTGGGGTACGAGATGTATTTGAGCGGCCATCTGCCAAGAAGCGGAAAACTACTTAG